Proteins encoded by one window of Nasonia vitripennis strain AsymCx chromosome 5, Nvit_psr_1.1, whole genome shotgun sequence:
- the LOC103316259 gene encoding cilia- and flagella-associated protein 61 isoform X6 translates to MDSGETKIMCRRAEHSDIPKIARMIRCRTLELFDDVTHPGVIFEKACLAVVRENEALEIVSAMFLCNYPNVPVLLQADWPTWMNRLYGLENATAANTLFVHFLVWDDRYERDFLGELLTATFYEAAFCDYVVLVLPAGIEPANAIREEMTKVSPKNEPQEVKAQVLYVSHQSKRIPRLKYRLAVEEDNDDVIQMLDAESTRLRELYGEFYISEMVRQPLESRRIIVSERENSSISAILCLNRNVDLDLLNDKFDLEPFAQLRKIRSRCSDIFSFDEYGGEYAVDAASDSLSISCESRGRSDEDLGVEASDSKSEENELCEDEDNEEYEADAFALELHGTQQPVDELRCQGLLSAGFECFPDLDYCVLLVPTDTPHFPMLDYFVRVPSKPTRDFPMALYVTHRSVLQADLRAREALSTDRGAIADLVEGMSNVVRDFDEALMSERKERRCFVFTCDEVVVGLAIVCVEEEVDRLRLCYRVEDLSPRLENANLDCCSGRLLRFELMPIFNSRLDFFLAEIMRLAGFQALYRRQCSRDDCRAVLPSCLSVMQPTEPRIRKFPHFQRFHEKENVDFLFDELFSLFVITPRLTMIRREIVNTKIVVVGASDCGLAFIGALTSGYKYRDLQFSDITLISSNGLPYDHSNDYSVRIMTPFRGRYCHAYRKLTSGNFTVIKGTVVAIDREKKRVQIENSVSVTYDYLVLTCGSLFQRPELDESSSLETPANCFLINDDANARNCLMEIRRMTVDFTVKQSIVFYGCNIECYCALAAFLELGLEGSWITLIEPKLLARDDVFRDDLEIKESLRETLASNGVRVVSDCDVVDWTTIEGSGVVIKSLRLGRNEEIIDCDALLSFQNKRPCYETFLDIMMKSVMPQESSRTETRVIRLTTDQEAVLQEQFNRWPKNPHKADVVLLAAETGLSEEDVQDWYSLKLAQLRKEQGLGGGFGLPNY, encoded by the exons ATGGACAGTGGCGAAACGAAAATAATGTGCAGGCGCGCCGAGCACTCGGACATTCCTAAAATCGCGAGGATGATTCGCTGCAGGACTTTGGAGCTGTTCGACGACGTCACGCATCCCGGAGTGATTTT TGAAAAGGCCTGCTTGGCAGTCGTTCGGGAGAACGAAGCGCTAGAGATCGTCTCGGCGATGTTTCTTTGTAATTACCCGAACGTTCCGGTACTTTTACAAGCGGACTGGCCGACATGGATGAATAGGCTTTACGG CTTGGAAAACGCGACAGCGGCGAACACGCTTTTCGTCCATTTCCTCGTCTGGGACGATCGTTACGAGCGGGACTTTCTGGGCGAACTGTTGACGGCGACTTTCTACGAGGCGGCTTTCTGCGATTACGTCGTTCTCGTACTGCCCGCCGGAATCGAACCTG CGAACGCGATTCGCGAAGAAATGACGAAGGTCTCTCCAAAAAACGAACCCCAAGAAGTCAAAGCTCAAGTGCTCTACGTTAGCCACCAGAGCAAGCGCATCCCGCGGTTGAAATATCGTCTCGCGGT CGAGGAGGACAACGACGACGTTATTCAAATGCTCGACGCCGAGTCGACACGACTGCGGGAACTGTACGGCGAGTTTTACATCAGCGAGATGGTGCGTCAGCCGCTGGAATCGCGACGCATTATCGTCTCGGAAAGGGAGAACTCGTCGATCTCCGCGATCCTCTGCCTAAATAGGAACGTCGATCTCGATCTGTTGAATGACAAGTTTGATCTCGAGCCGTTTGCCCAGCTCAGGAAAATACGATCTAG ATGCAGCGATATTTTTAGCTTCGATGAGTACGGAGGAGAGTATGCGGTGGATGCGGCAAGTGATTCATTGAGCATCAGCTG CGAGTCTAGAGGAAGGAGTGACGAGGATCTTGG CGTCGAAGCGTCGGATTCGAAAAGTGAGGAGAACGAACTTTGCGAAGACGAGGATAACGAAG AGTACGAAGCAGACGCTTTCGCGTTGGAGCTTCACGGCACGCAACAGCCCGTCGACGAGCTCAGGTGTCAGGGTCTTTTAAGCGCCGGATTCGAGTGTTTTCCGGACCTAGATTACTGCGTCTTACTCGTACCGACGGATACACCGCATTTCCCGATGCTCGATTATTTCGTG CGCGTCCCATCGAAGCCCACCCGAGACTTTCCAATGGCTCTGTATGTAACCCATCGTTCCGTGTTGCAAGCGGATCTTCGAGCGCGAGAAGCTCTGTCTACCGACCGCGGAGCCATTGCTGATCTCGTCGAAGGGATGTCCAACGTCGTTCGCGATTTCGACGAGGCGTTGATGTCCGAAAGGAAAGAGCGTCGATGCTTCGTTTTCACTTGCGATGAGGTCGTCGTCGGTCTGGCTATTGTATG CGTCGAGGAGGAAGTCGATAGGCTGCGCCTGTGCTATCGCGTGGAGGATCTCTCGCCGCGGCTGGAAAACGCGAACCTCGACTGTTGCAGTGGTCGGTTGCTGCGGTTCGAGCTCATGCCGATCTTCAACTCGCGCCTCGACTTTTTTCTCGCCGAGATCATGAGACTCGCTGGATTTCAGGCGCTGTATCGGAGGCAGTGTTCGAGAGATGATTGCAGG GCCGTGTTACCATCGTGTTTAAGCGTGATGCAACCGACAGAGCCGAGGATTCGCAAATTCCCTCACTTTCAACGTTTCCACGAGAAAGAAAACGTCGACTTTCTATTCGATGAGCTATTCTCGCTCTTCGTGATAACTCCCAGATTGACGATGATCAGGAGAGAAATCGTAAATACGAAGATTGTGGTCGTAGGCGCCTCCGATTGTGGACTGGCTTTTATCGGCGCTCTTACCTCGGG GTACAAGTACAGGGATCTGCAATTCTCCGATATCACGTTGATATCCAGCAACGGTCTCCCGTACGACCACTCGAACGACTATTCCGTCAGGATAATGACACCGTTCAGAGGCCGATACTGTCATGCCTATCGAAAGCTCACTTCTGGAAACTTCACCGTCATCAAAGGCACAGTTGTCGCGATCGACAG GGAGAAAAAACGTGTGCAGATCGAGAACTCGGTGTCCGTGACTTACGACTATCTCGTTCTCACTTGCGGTTCGCTGTTTCAAAGGCCCGAATTGGACGA AAGCTCCAGCCTGGAAACTCCGGCGAATTGCTTTTTGATTAACGATGACGCGAACGCTCGTAACTGCCTGATGGAAATTAGGAGGATGACCGTCGATTTTACTGTTAAAC AATCAATTGTCTTCTATGGATGCAATATCGAGTGCTACTGCGCATTAGCTGCTTTCCTCGAGCTGGGCCTTGAAGGATCGTGGATCACGTTAATTGAGCCGAAGCTTCTCGCTCGTGACGATGTCTTCCGAGACGATTTAGAA ataaaggaATCGTTAAGGGAGACACTAGCATCGAACGGTGTCAGGGTCGTGTCCGACTGCGACGTGGTCGACTGGACGACGATCGAGGGGTCGGGAGTCGTGATCAAAAGCCTGCGCCTTGGGAGAAACGAGGAGATCATCGACTGCGACGCTCTCCTTAGCTTCCAGAACAAGCGGCCGTGTTACGAGACCTTTCTAG ACATCATGATGAAATCAGTGATGCCCCAAGAGTCCTCGAGGACTGAGACTCGCGTGATACGCCTCACCACAGATCAGGAAGCTGTCTTACAGGAGCAGTTCAACAGGTGGCCCAAGAACCCCCATAAAGCCGACGTCGTACTCCTGGCCGCCGAAACTGGTCTCTCCGAGGAGGATGTCCAG GACTGGTACTCGTTAAAGCTGGCGCAGCTGAGAAAAGAGCAAGGATTAGGCGGCGGCTTCGGACTGCCGAACTACTAG
- the LOC103316259 gene encoding cilia- and flagella-associated protein 61 isoform X2: MDSGETKIMCRRAEHSDIPKIARMIRCRTLELFDDVTHPGVIFEKACLAVVRENEALEIVSAMFLCNYPNVPVLLQADWPTWMNRLYGLENATAANTLFVHFLVWDDRYERDFLGELLTATFYEAAFCDYVVLVLPAGIEPANAIREEMTKVSPKNEPQEVKAQVLYVSHQSKRIPRLKYRLAVEEDNDDVIQMLDAESTRLRELYGEFYISEMVRQPLESRRIIVSERENSSISAILCLNRNVDLDLLNDKFDLEPFAQLRKIRSRCSDIFSFDEYGGEYAVDAASDSLSISCESRGRSDEDLGVEASDSKSEENELCEDEDNEEYEADAFALELHGTQQPVDELRCQGLLSAGFECFPDLDYCVLLVPTDTPHFPMLDYFVRVPSKPTRDFPMALYVTHRSVLQADLRAREALSTDRGAIADLVEGMSNVVRDFDEALMSERKERRCFVFTCDEVVVGLAIVCVEEEVDRLRLCYRVEDLSPRLENANLDCCSGRLLRFELMPIFNSRLDFFLAEIMRLAGFQALYRRQCSRDDCRAVLPSCLSVMQPTEPRIRKFPHFQRFHEKENVDFLFDELFSLFVITPRLTMIRREIVNTKIVVVGASDCGLAFIGALTSGYKYRDLQFSDITLISSNGLPYDHSNDYSVRIMTPFRGRYCHAYRKLTSGNFTVIKGTVVAIDREKKRVQIENSVSVTYDYLVLTCGSLFQRPELDDSSLETPANCFLINDDANARNCLMEIRRMTVDFTVKQSIVFYGCNIECYCALAAFLELGLEGSWITLIEPKLLARDDVFRDDLEIKESLRETLASNGVRVVSDCDVVDWTTIEGSGVVIKSLRLGRNEEIIDCDALLSFQNKRPCYETFLAISRAGLVFDGRLVIDAEFRTNDRWVFAAGTMTKYSRKLRISKLSPHAQYNRIEVGEKLAENLVSTIASDNKKDEGLRLGLPGHTFREPVVVSCLLPGGYRYLYVRKPGVLNTIEDLDKEVDARDDVFTSGSRTADTGYFRLRLNQFRTVECVTCFGKTDFDIQNMISLYGRHEAMLNDLKRRFLNSEIGDFFAYFNEPWAAALFSDDFDEFRRRPRCFCPDGTTDCKQILRNYLTQALTQANYEENSLVVLTQISESDRAALMSQCLEKSCYLQEIEDGLIEFLERHEDELPMYKTSRKERRILREIEDTPLVYRDNAECICQSSA, translated from the exons ATGGACAGTGGCGAAACGAAAATAATGTGCAGGCGCGCCGAGCACTCGGACATTCCTAAAATCGCGAGGATGATTCGCTGCAGGACTTTGGAGCTGTTCGACGACGTCACGCATCCCGGAGTGATTTT TGAAAAGGCCTGCTTGGCAGTCGTTCGGGAGAACGAAGCGCTAGAGATCGTCTCGGCGATGTTTCTTTGTAATTACCCGAACGTTCCGGTACTTTTACAAGCGGACTGGCCGACATGGATGAATAGGCTTTACGG CTTGGAAAACGCGACAGCGGCGAACACGCTTTTCGTCCATTTCCTCGTCTGGGACGATCGTTACGAGCGGGACTTTCTGGGCGAACTGTTGACGGCGACTTTCTACGAGGCGGCTTTCTGCGATTACGTCGTTCTCGTACTGCCCGCCGGAATCGAACCTG CGAACGCGATTCGCGAAGAAATGACGAAGGTCTCTCCAAAAAACGAACCCCAAGAAGTCAAAGCTCAAGTGCTCTACGTTAGCCACCAGAGCAAGCGCATCCCGCGGTTGAAATATCGTCTCGCGGT CGAGGAGGACAACGACGACGTTATTCAAATGCTCGACGCCGAGTCGACACGACTGCGGGAACTGTACGGCGAGTTTTACATCAGCGAGATGGTGCGTCAGCCGCTGGAATCGCGACGCATTATCGTCTCGGAAAGGGAGAACTCGTCGATCTCCGCGATCCTCTGCCTAAATAGGAACGTCGATCTCGATCTGTTGAATGACAAGTTTGATCTCGAGCCGTTTGCCCAGCTCAGGAAAATACGATCTAG ATGCAGCGATATTTTTAGCTTCGATGAGTACGGAGGAGAGTATGCGGTGGATGCGGCAAGTGATTCATTGAGCATCAGCTG CGAGTCTAGAGGAAGGAGTGACGAGGATCTTGG CGTCGAAGCGTCGGATTCGAAAAGTGAGGAGAACGAACTTTGCGAAGACGAGGATAACGAAG AGTACGAAGCAGACGCTTTCGCGTTGGAGCTTCACGGCACGCAACAGCCCGTCGACGAGCTCAGGTGTCAGGGTCTTTTAAGCGCCGGATTCGAGTGTTTTCCGGACCTAGATTACTGCGTCTTACTCGTACCGACGGATACACCGCATTTCCCGATGCTCGATTATTTCGTG CGCGTCCCATCGAAGCCCACCCGAGACTTTCCAATGGCTCTGTATGTAACCCATCGTTCCGTGTTGCAAGCGGATCTTCGAGCGCGAGAAGCTCTGTCTACCGACCGCGGAGCCATTGCTGATCTCGTCGAAGGGATGTCCAACGTCGTTCGCGATTTCGACGAGGCGTTGATGTCCGAAAGGAAAGAGCGTCGATGCTTCGTTTTCACTTGCGATGAGGTCGTCGTCGGTCTGGCTATTGTATG CGTCGAGGAGGAAGTCGATAGGCTGCGCCTGTGCTATCGCGTGGAGGATCTCTCGCCGCGGCTGGAAAACGCGAACCTCGACTGTTGCAGTGGTCGGTTGCTGCGGTTCGAGCTCATGCCGATCTTCAACTCGCGCCTCGACTTTTTTCTCGCCGAGATCATGAGACTCGCTGGATTTCAGGCGCTGTATCGGAGGCAGTGTTCGAGAGATGATTGCAGG GCCGTGTTACCATCGTGTTTAAGCGTGATGCAACCGACAGAGCCGAGGATTCGCAAATTCCCTCACTTTCAACGTTTCCACGAGAAAGAAAACGTCGACTTTCTATTCGATGAGCTATTCTCGCTCTTCGTGATAACTCCCAGATTGACGATGATCAGGAGAGAAATCGTAAATACGAAGATTGTGGTCGTAGGCGCCTCCGATTGTGGACTGGCTTTTATCGGCGCTCTTACCTCGGG GTACAAGTACAGGGATCTGCAATTCTCCGATATCACGTTGATATCCAGCAACGGTCTCCCGTACGACCACTCGAACGACTATTCCGTCAGGATAATGACACCGTTCAGAGGCCGATACTGTCATGCCTATCGAAAGCTCACTTCTGGAAACTTCACCGTCATCAAAGGCACAGTTGTCGCGATCGACAG GGAGAAAAAACGTGTGCAGATCGAGAACTCGGTGTCCGTGACTTACGACTATCTCGTTCTCACTTGCGGTTCGCTGTTTCAAAGGCCCGAATTGGACGA CTCCAGCCTGGAAACTCCGGCGAATTGCTTTTTGATTAACGATGACGCGAACGCTCGTAACTGCCTGATGGAAATTAGGAGGATGACCGTCGATTTTACTGTTAAAC AATCAATTGTCTTCTATGGATGCAATATCGAGTGCTACTGCGCATTAGCTGCTTTCCTCGAGCTGGGCCTTGAAGGATCGTGGATCACGTTAATTGAGCCGAAGCTTCTCGCTCGTGACGATGTCTTCCGAGACGATTTAGAA ataaaggaATCGTTAAGGGAGACACTAGCATCGAACGGTGTCAGGGTCGTGTCCGACTGCGACGTGGTCGACTGGACGACGATCGAGGGGTCGGGAGTCGTGATCAAAAGCCTGCGCCTTGGGAGAAACGAGGAGATCATCGACTGCGACGCTCTCCTTAGCTTCCAGAACAAGCGGCCGTGTTACGAGACCTTTCTAG CGATATCTCGTGCGGGTCTAGTCTTCGACGGTCGCCTCGTCATCGACGCGGAATTCAGGACGAACGACCGGTGGGTCTTTGCCGCCGGAACGATGACCAAGTACTCGAGAAAACTCCGGATTTCCAAGCTATCGCCCCACGCGCAGTACAATAGAATCGAAGTCGGAGAGAAG CTAGCCGAAAACCTCGTGAGCACAATCGCGTCCGATAACAAGAAGGACGAAGGCCTTAGATTAGGCCTACCTGGACACACCTTCCGCGAGCCCGTTGTCGTGTCGTGTCTTCTTCCCGGTGGATATCGGTATCTGTACGTCCGGAAGCCTGGCGTTTTGAATACGATAGAGGACCTCGATAAAGAG GTAGACGCGCGAGATGACGTGTTTACGTCGGGATCTCGCACAGCTGATACTGGATACTTTCGACTTCGTTTAAACCAGTTTCGTACGGTCGAGTGCGTAACTTGCTTCGGGAAAACG GATTTCGATATTCAGAATATGATTTCGCTCTACGGGAGACACGAGGCGATGCTTAACGATTTGAAAAGACGCTTTTTG AATTCCGagatcggcgactttttcgcGTACTTTAACGAGCCCTGGGCTGCCGCGTTATTCTCCGACGATTTCGACGAGTTTCGAAGGAGACCGAGATGCTTTTGCCCCGACGGCACA ACCGACTGTAAACAAATCCTGCGAAATTACCTAACTCAGGCTCTAACTCAGGCTAATTACGAGGAA aatagcCTCGTCGTTCTCACGCAGATCTCGGAGTCGGATCGGGCGGCGCTGATGAGCCAGTGTCTGGAAAAATCCTGTTATCTCCAGGAAATAGAGGACGGCCTGATCGAGTTTCTCGAACGTCACGAGGATGAATTGCCGATGTACAAGACGAGTCGGAAAGAGCGTCGGATCCTCCGTGAAATCGAAGATACACCTCTGGTTTATCGCGATAACGCCGAATGCATTTGCCAGTCATCCGCGTAA
- the LOC103316259 gene encoding cilia- and flagella-associated protein 61 isoform X3 translates to MDSGETKIMCRRAEHSDIPKIARMIRCRTLELFDDVTHPGVIFEKACLAVVRENEALEIVSAMFLCNYPNVPVLLQADWPTWMNRLYGLENATAANTLFVHFLVWDDRYERDFLGELLTATFYEAAFCDYVVLVLPAGIEPANAIREEMTKVSPKNEPQEVKAQVLYVSHQSKRIPRLKYRLAVEEDNDDVIQMLDAESTRLRELYGEFYISEMVRQPLESRRIIVSERENSSISAILCLNRNVDLDLLNDKFDLEPFAQLRKIRSRCSDIFSFDEYGGEYAVDAASDSLSISCESRGRSDEDLGVEASDSKSEENELCEDEDNEEYEADAFALELHGTQQPVDELRCQGLLSAGFECFPDLDYCVLLVPTDTPHFPMLDYFVRVPSKPTRDFPMALYVTHRSVLQADLRAREALSTDRGAIADLVEGMSNVVRDFDEALMSERKERRCFVFTCDEVVVGLAIVCVEEEVDRLRLCYRVEDLSPRLENANLDCCSGRLLRFELMPIFNSRLDFFLAEIMRLAGFQALYRRQCSRDDCRAVLPSCLSVMQPTEPRIRKFPHFQRFHEKENVDFLFDELFSLFVITPRLTMIRREIVNTKIVVVGASDCGLAFIGALTSGYKYRDLQFSDITLISSNGLPYDHSNDYSVRIMTPFRGRYCHAYRKLTSGNFTVIKGTVVAIDREKKRVQIENSVSVTYDYLVLTCGSLFQRPELDESSSLETPANCFLINDDANARNCLMEIRRMTVDFTVKQSIVFYGCNIECYCALAAFLELGLEGSWITLIEPKLLARDDVFRDDLEIKESLRETLASNGVRVVSDCDVVDWTTIEGSGVVIKSLRLGRNEEIIDCDALLSFQNKRPCYETFLAISRAGLVFDGRLVIDAEFRTNDRWVFAAGTMTKYSRKLRISKLSPHAQYNRIEVGEKLAENLVSTIASDNKKDEGLRLGLPGHTFREPVVVSCLLPGGYRYLYVRKPGVLNTIEDLDKEVDARDDVFTSGSRTADTGYFRLRLNQFRTVECVTCFGKTDFDIQNMISLYGRHEAMLNDLKRRFLNSEIGDFFAYFNEPWAAALFSDDFDEFRRRPRCFCPDGTTDCKQILRNYLTQALTQANYEEISESDRAALMSQCLEKSCYLQEIEDGLIEFLERHEDELPMYKTSRKERRILREIEDTPLVYRDNAECICQSSA, encoded by the exons ATGGACAGTGGCGAAACGAAAATAATGTGCAGGCGCGCCGAGCACTCGGACATTCCTAAAATCGCGAGGATGATTCGCTGCAGGACTTTGGAGCTGTTCGACGACGTCACGCATCCCGGAGTGATTTT TGAAAAGGCCTGCTTGGCAGTCGTTCGGGAGAACGAAGCGCTAGAGATCGTCTCGGCGATGTTTCTTTGTAATTACCCGAACGTTCCGGTACTTTTACAAGCGGACTGGCCGACATGGATGAATAGGCTTTACGG CTTGGAAAACGCGACAGCGGCGAACACGCTTTTCGTCCATTTCCTCGTCTGGGACGATCGTTACGAGCGGGACTTTCTGGGCGAACTGTTGACGGCGACTTTCTACGAGGCGGCTTTCTGCGATTACGTCGTTCTCGTACTGCCCGCCGGAATCGAACCTG CGAACGCGATTCGCGAAGAAATGACGAAGGTCTCTCCAAAAAACGAACCCCAAGAAGTCAAAGCTCAAGTGCTCTACGTTAGCCACCAGAGCAAGCGCATCCCGCGGTTGAAATATCGTCTCGCGGT CGAGGAGGACAACGACGACGTTATTCAAATGCTCGACGCCGAGTCGACACGACTGCGGGAACTGTACGGCGAGTTTTACATCAGCGAGATGGTGCGTCAGCCGCTGGAATCGCGACGCATTATCGTCTCGGAAAGGGAGAACTCGTCGATCTCCGCGATCCTCTGCCTAAATAGGAACGTCGATCTCGATCTGTTGAATGACAAGTTTGATCTCGAGCCGTTTGCCCAGCTCAGGAAAATACGATCTAG ATGCAGCGATATTTTTAGCTTCGATGAGTACGGAGGAGAGTATGCGGTGGATGCGGCAAGTGATTCATTGAGCATCAGCTG CGAGTCTAGAGGAAGGAGTGACGAGGATCTTGG CGTCGAAGCGTCGGATTCGAAAAGTGAGGAGAACGAACTTTGCGAAGACGAGGATAACGAAG AGTACGAAGCAGACGCTTTCGCGTTGGAGCTTCACGGCACGCAACAGCCCGTCGACGAGCTCAGGTGTCAGGGTCTTTTAAGCGCCGGATTCGAGTGTTTTCCGGACCTAGATTACTGCGTCTTACTCGTACCGACGGATACACCGCATTTCCCGATGCTCGATTATTTCGTG CGCGTCCCATCGAAGCCCACCCGAGACTTTCCAATGGCTCTGTATGTAACCCATCGTTCCGTGTTGCAAGCGGATCTTCGAGCGCGAGAAGCTCTGTCTACCGACCGCGGAGCCATTGCTGATCTCGTCGAAGGGATGTCCAACGTCGTTCGCGATTTCGACGAGGCGTTGATGTCCGAAAGGAAAGAGCGTCGATGCTTCGTTTTCACTTGCGATGAGGTCGTCGTCGGTCTGGCTATTGTATG CGTCGAGGAGGAAGTCGATAGGCTGCGCCTGTGCTATCGCGTGGAGGATCTCTCGCCGCGGCTGGAAAACGCGAACCTCGACTGTTGCAGTGGTCGGTTGCTGCGGTTCGAGCTCATGCCGATCTTCAACTCGCGCCTCGACTTTTTTCTCGCCGAGATCATGAGACTCGCTGGATTTCAGGCGCTGTATCGGAGGCAGTGTTCGAGAGATGATTGCAGG GCCGTGTTACCATCGTGTTTAAGCGTGATGCAACCGACAGAGCCGAGGATTCGCAAATTCCCTCACTTTCAACGTTTCCACGAGAAAGAAAACGTCGACTTTCTATTCGATGAGCTATTCTCGCTCTTCGTGATAACTCCCAGATTGACGATGATCAGGAGAGAAATCGTAAATACGAAGATTGTGGTCGTAGGCGCCTCCGATTGTGGACTGGCTTTTATCGGCGCTCTTACCTCGGG GTACAAGTACAGGGATCTGCAATTCTCCGATATCACGTTGATATCCAGCAACGGTCTCCCGTACGACCACTCGAACGACTATTCCGTCAGGATAATGACACCGTTCAGAGGCCGATACTGTCATGCCTATCGAAAGCTCACTTCTGGAAACTTCACCGTCATCAAAGGCACAGTTGTCGCGATCGACAG GGAGAAAAAACGTGTGCAGATCGAGAACTCGGTGTCCGTGACTTACGACTATCTCGTTCTCACTTGCGGTTCGCTGTTTCAAAGGCCCGAATTGGACGA AAGCTCCAGCCTGGAAACTCCGGCGAATTGCTTTTTGATTAACGATGACGCGAACGCTCGTAACTGCCTGATGGAAATTAGGAGGATGACCGTCGATTTTACTGTTAAAC AATCAATTGTCTTCTATGGATGCAATATCGAGTGCTACTGCGCATTAGCTGCTTTCCTCGAGCTGGGCCTTGAAGGATCGTGGATCACGTTAATTGAGCCGAAGCTTCTCGCTCGTGACGATGTCTTCCGAGACGATTTAGAA ataaaggaATCGTTAAGGGAGACACTAGCATCGAACGGTGTCAGGGTCGTGTCCGACTGCGACGTGGTCGACTGGACGACGATCGAGGGGTCGGGAGTCGTGATCAAAAGCCTGCGCCTTGGGAGAAACGAGGAGATCATCGACTGCGACGCTCTCCTTAGCTTCCAGAACAAGCGGCCGTGTTACGAGACCTTTCTAG CGATATCTCGTGCGGGTCTAGTCTTCGACGGTCGCCTCGTCATCGACGCGGAATTCAGGACGAACGACCGGTGGGTCTTTGCCGCCGGAACGATGACCAAGTACTCGAGAAAACTCCGGATTTCCAAGCTATCGCCCCACGCGCAGTACAATAGAATCGAAGTCGGAGAGAAG CTAGCCGAAAACCTCGTGAGCACAATCGCGTCCGATAACAAGAAGGACGAAGGCCTTAGATTAGGCCTACCTGGACACACCTTCCGCGAGCCCGTTGTCGTGTCGTGTCTTCTTCCCGGTGGATATCGGTATCTGTACGTCCGGAAGCCTGGCGTTTTGAATACGATAGAGGACCTCGATAAAGAG GTAGACGCGCGAGATGACGTGTTTACGTCGGGATCTCGCACAGCTGATACTGGATACTTTCGACTTCGTTTAAACCAGTTTCGTACGGTCGAGTGCGTAACTTGCTTCGGGAAAACG GATTTCGATATTCAGAATATGATTTCGCTCTACGGGAGACACGAGGCGATGCTTAACGATTTGAAAAGACGCTTTTTG AATTCCGagatcggcgactttttcgcGTACTTTAACGAGCCCTGGGCTGCCGCGTTATTCTCCGACGATTTCGACGAGTTTCGAAGGAGACCGAGATGCTTTTGCCCCGACGGCACA ACCGACTGTAAACAAATCCTGCGAAATTACCTAACTCAGGCTCTAACTCAGGCTAATTACGAGGAA ATCTCGGAGTCGGATCGGGCGGCGCTGATGAGCCAGTGTCTGGAAAAATCCTGTTATCTCCAGGAAATAGAGGACGGCCTGATCGAGTTTCTCGAACGTCACGAGGATGAATTGCCGATGTACAAGACGAGTCGGAAAGAGCGTCGGATCCTCCGTGAAATCGAAGATACACCTCTGGTTTATCGCGATAACGCCGAATGCATTTGCCAGTCATCCGCGTAA